One genomic region from Diabrotica undecimpunctata isolate CICGRU chromosome 9, icDiaUnde3, whole genome shotgun sequence encodes:
- the LOC140450507 gene encoding uncharacterized protein, with protein sequence MAEEDWCKGFFKRHPDLSLRTPEESSGACAMGFNRVAVSNFFNLLNEILDKHELDTTKIFNCDETGISVVPKQFSKIIAVRGQRQVGVLSSAERGTTVTAEICCSAAGCYMPPMLIFPRKKKQREFEASLPPGGWAEVSVSGWITAEIFVKWLQQFILFSKTTKEHPVLLLLDGHTSHTKNLAAIDLARDNGVLMLCFPPHCSHKIQPLGVAFMKPLSLY encoded by the coding sequence atggcagaagaagactGGTGTAAAGGTTTTTTCAAACGTCACCCTGATTTAAGCTTAAGAACACCCGAAGAATCTTCTGGAGCATGCGCTATGGGATTCAATAGAGTAGCAGTATCGAATTTTTTTAATCTGCTTAATGAAATTCTGGACAAGCACGAATTAGATACCACTAAAATTTTCAATTGTGATGAAACGGGTATTAGCGTGGTTCCCAAGCAGTTTTCGAAAATAATAGCTGTTAGAGGACAACGTCAAGTAGGTGTCTTAAGTTCTGCTGAAAGAGGCACCACTGTCACAGCCGAAATATGTTGCTCAGCTGCCGGATGTTACATGCCCCCAATGTTAATATTTCCGCGAAAAAAGAAACAACGTGAATTTGAAGCAAGTCTCCCACCAGGAGGCTGGGCTGAAGTTAGCGTCTCTGGTTGGATAACTGCAGAGATTTTCGTAAAATGGCTACAACAATTCATTCTGTTTTCTAAAACGACGAAAGAACACCCAGTTCTGTTACTTCTTGACGGGCATACGTCACACACAAAGAACTTGGCCGCAATAGATCTAGCACGTGATAATGGTGTGTTAATGTTGTGCTTCCCTCCTCATTGCTCTCACAAAATTCAACCATTGGGCGTTGCATTCATGAAGCCCTTGAGCTTGTATTAG